In Dysgonomonadaceae bacterium zrk40, one genomic interval encodes:
- a CDS encoding Gfo/Idh/MocA family oxidoreductase, producing the protein MSNQLTRRKFFKTAAVGAAGVALFPQFLASCIQNKKADGDGILRLGFIGLGQQAMYLLAGYLGMEGVQVVAGSDVYGVKRERFLKRVNARYAETGEEVVVETYENYKDLIARDDIDVVVIASPDHWHAFMAIDACNAKKHIYLEKPLTFTIKEGQLLRQAVRDNGVVLGVGSQQRSDTNFQHAVKMVQEGRIGKIEKVNAYVGAPPVPYDLPEEPVPADLNWPMWLGPSEYLHYNAQLNPPISLDPEQNEQFWGAWRWYKEIGGGFTTDWGAHMFDIAQWGLGMDESGPVEVIPAGYEGTQFLTFKYANGVVMTEEPFNEQQTKGVKFWGDKGWIEISREHFLASDESLLPPAAEVSEGAYETQIPHLENFINAVKTKSDPVVPVEIGHRSCTVCTLGNIAYDLGRPVKWDPAAEKFVDDTEADGHRLFNKSYSEGYTL; encoded by the coding sequence ATGAGCAATCAACTAACCAGAAGAAAATTTTTCAAGACGGCAGCCGTGGGTGCTGCCGGTGTGGCACTGTTCCCGCAGTTCCTGGCATCCTGTATTCAAAACAAGAAAGCTGACGGCGACGGTATCCTCCGCCTTGGGTTTATCGGACTGGGTCAGCAAGCGATGTACCTGCTGGCCGGTTATCTCGGCATGGAAGGTGTGCAGGTCGTTGCCGGCAGTGATGTCTACGGTGTGAAACGGGAACGTTTCCTGAAGCGGGTGAACGCCCGTTACGCCGAAACCGGCGAAGAGGTTGTCGTGGAGACCTACGAGAACTACAAGGATCTGATCGCCCGCGACGACATCGACGTGGTGGTGATTGCCAGCCCCGATCACTGGCATGCCTTTATGGCGATCGATGCCTGTAACGCCAAGAAGCACATCTATCTGGAGAAACCGCTCACCTTCACCATCAAGGAGGGTCAGCTGCTCCGCCAGGCGGTACGCGACAACGGTGTGGTGCTGGGTGTGGGGAGCCAGCAGCGTTCCGATACCAACTTCCAGCACGCTGTGAAGATGGTGCAAGAGGGACGTATCGGTAAGATTGAAAAGGTGAACGCCTATGTGGGAGCACCACCCGTACCATACGACCTGCCCGAGGAGCCGGTGCCGGCCGACCTGAACTGGCCCATGTGGCTGGGACCATCGGAATACCTGCACTACAATGCACAGCTCAACCCGCCCATCTCGCTCGATCCCGAGCAGAATGAACAGTTCTGGGGTGCCTGGCGCTGGTACAAGGAGATTGGCGGCGGCTTCACCACCGACTGGGGTGCCCACATGTTCGACATCGCGCAATGGGGACTTGGCATGGATGAGAGCGGTCCCGTAGAGGTCATCCCGGCCGGCTACGAGGGAACCCAGTTCCTCACCTTCAAGTATGCCAACGGGGTTGTGATGACCGAGGAGCCGTTCAACGAGCAACAAACCAAGGGTGTCAAGTTCTGGGGCGACAAGGGATGGATTGAGATCTCCCGTGAGCATTTCCTCGCTTCCGACGAGAGCCTGTTGCCACCGGCCGCGGAAGTGTCGGAGGGAGCCTATGAGACACAGATCCCGCACCTGGAGAACTTCATCAACGCCGTAAAGACGAAGAGCGATCCTGTGGTGCCGGTAGAAATTGGTCACCGCTCCTGCACCGTCTGCACGTTGGGGAACATCGCCTACGACCTGGGGCGTCCCGTCAAGTGGGATCCCGCTGCAGAGAAGTTCGTA